A window from Solanum stenotomum isolate F172 chromosome 7, ASM1918654v1, whole genome shotgun sequence encodes these proteins:
- the LOC125869828 gene encoding uncharacterized protein LOC125869828, with amino-acid sequence MPNNPPTNVSRPEPTHPNIFPPLHAQNTQIPFYHYHQQTKPTFPEPIPNVNPSYTPGNNNLNPIYVETAPVTHNYHESESSQKDILIKTLTERLDNLANKVQHVEGSKRLGGLSYEDLCMHPDVELPKGYKLPKGGERRQDTHEVVYEESHWETLSWYIEQDPRKWVEWMDMATDFMNRFGFNIENAPDWFYIQNLKQKPNESFRDYAIRWRSEAARARPPMEESQMKDYFIRAQEPQYYDRMMLVAEKSFAEIIKLGERIEEGIKSGTIINLEALQATNKALQSGGMAENRKKTGSVMMAQGTRTPYKYRTTTPPPSPYPQTPYHSAPPPISPNPMPIYSQNSPPQYHQASYPIYNAQLTHFQSPPPTQTPNYRNRPPYERRPAKNYTPLAEPIAQFYEKLKEADYVTPVSALPVDVRTKWYDPNKAIHLKDPAPNVANNPLPNHQVNMVEVDDTLDWEKFIWVLEPEESMIVIARTPIVVQRRSPFEVEVAMPKPPFSVLRAPPPPQFDTYAVPWDYGKGKAKVEEADTEAKVTRSGRIYTSENLFQGSSSKSKAPIAEFEDHGIWKKAQAKEYYIVDQLSKTPSKISILSLLQSFEAHRNALLKVLGEAYVSSSITHGEVAQMVGQVFEAPGSDLNICPLSTLTRLGMDSAKIQTWKMNVRAFDGSQRGTIGEITLDMRIGPATFPIPFQVLDIPSSYNLLLGCPWIHMAGAVPSTLHQCLKFEWDHEEVVVHAKKGHPVYAIEGRGHLDGEMYHTVELVGNIEPPRDGYYYPLKKPISPLHQSFRSAGFMGGIMDELLEDMKGLSLTKEEGKVCNVVINAEEKGDPRGSSEVKINMSIWTSTPSRPRRASG; translated from the exons ATGCCAAACAATCCTCCAACCAATGTATCCCGACCTGAACCCACTCATCCAAATATCTTCCCACCACTTCATGCCCAAAATACCCAAATCCCATTTTACCACTACCACCAACAAACTAAACCAACCTTTCCAGAACCAATTCCAAATGTGAATCCTTCATATACTCCTGGAAATAACAACCTCAACCCCATATATGTGGAAACCGCTCCTGTGACTCATAACTACCATGAATCAGAGTCCTCCCAAAAGGATATTCTGATAAAAACCCTGACTGAGAGATTAGATAACTTGGCTAACAAGGTGCAACATGTGGAAGGAAGCAAGAGGTTGGGAGGACTGAGCTACGAGGATTTGTGTATGCATCCCGACGTAGAACTACCTAAAGGATACAAGCTTCCAAA GGGTGGGGAGAGACGACAAGATACTCATGAAGTTGTTTATGAGGAGTCTCACTGGGAGACTCTATCATGGTATATTGAACAAGACCCTCGAAAATGGGTTGAGTGGATGGACATGGCAACCGACTTCATGAACAGGTTTGGATTTAATATAGAAAATGCACCTGACTGGTTCTACATCCAAAACCTGAAGCAAAAGCCCAATGAATCATTCAGGGATTACGCCATAAGATGGAGGTCTGAGGCGGCCAGGGCCAGACCTCCCATGGAAGAATCTCAGATGAAAGACTACTTCATCCGTGCCCAAGAGCCACAATATTATGACAGGATGATGCTTGTAGCTGAGAAGAGTTTCGCtgaaattattaaattaggCGAAAGAATTGAAGAAGGCATTAAAAGTGGGACTATCATCAACCTAGAGGCCTTACAAGCCACCAACAAAGCTCTACAATCTGGTGGAATGGCAGAAAATCGGAAGAAAACAGGTTCGGTCATGATGGCTCAGGGAACCAGAACCCCATATAAGTACCGAACAACAACCCCACCTCCATCTCCATATCCCCAAACTCCATATCATTCAGCTCCACCACCTATATCTCCCAACCCCATGCCAATATATTCCCAAAATTCTCCTCCTCAATATCATCAAGCTTCATATCCTATTTATAATGCCCAGCTAACACACTTCCAAAGTCCACCACCCACCCAAACACCGAACTACCGAAACAGACCACCATATGAAAGAAGACCTGCGAAGAACTATACCCCTCTGGCTGAGCCCATAGCCCAGTTTTATGAGAAACTGAAAGAGGCTGACTATGTCACCCCAGTTTCTGCATTACCTGTGGATGTCCGCACAAAATGGTATGACCCTAACAAG GCCATCCATCTCAAGGATCCAGCACCAAATGTTGCAAACAACCCTCTGCCTAACCATCAGGTCAACATGGTAGAAGTTGATGATACCTTGGATTGGGAGAAATTCATCTGGGTCCTTGAACCAGAAGAATCAATGATTGTTATCGCCCGGACTCCAATAGTAGTGCAAAGGCGTTCTCCATTTGAGGTTGAGGTTGCCATGCCCAAGCCCCCATTCAGCGTTCTCAGAGCTCCTCCCCCTCCCCAATTTGATACCTATGCTGTCCCATGGGATTATGGAAAGGGAAAGGCGAAAGTGGAAGAAGCAGATACTGAAGCAAAAGTGACTAGATCTGGAAGAATTTACACTTCCGAAAATTTGTTTCAAGGTAGCTCCAGCAAGTCCAAGGCACCAATTGCAGAGTTTGAGGATCATGGTATCTGGAAGAAGGCACAAGCTAAAGAGTACTATATTGTTGATCAATTGAGTAAAACCCCTTCCAAAATATCAATCTTGTCATTGCTTCAATCTTTCGAAGCTCATCGGAACGCTCTATTGAAGGTCCTGGGTGAAGCCTATGTCTCATCTAGCATCACTCATGGAGAGGTAGCCCAAATGGTCGGGCAGGTTTTTGAG GCTCCGGGCTCCGATTTGAATATCTGCCCTCTGAGCACGTTGACAAGGCTAGGCATGGATAGTGCAAAGATCCAAACCTGGAAGATGAATGTGAGAGCTTTTGATGGCTCTCAAAGGGGTACTATTGGGGAAATAACCTTGGACATGCGCATTGGTCCTGCTACTTTCCCAATACCTTTCCAGGTCTTAGACATTCCATCCTCATATAACTTATTGCTGGGTTGTCCTTGGATTCATATGGCTGGAGCAGTTCCCTCTACTCTTCATCAATGCTTGAAGTTTGAATGGGATCATGAAGAGGTTGTAGTCCATGCGAAAAAGGGACATCCTGTATATGCGATAGAAGGAAGAGGTCATCTAGACGGTGAGATGTACCATACAGTTGAGCTTGTTGGCAACATTGAA CCACCTAGAGATGGGTACTACTATCCATTGAAGAAACCCATATCACCGTTGCACCAATCATTCCGATCAGCAGGTTTCATGGGTGGCATCATGGACGAGCTTCTAGAAGACATGAAAGGTTTGTCTCTGACCAAGGAGGAAGGGAAAGTTTGCAATGTCGTGATCAATGCGGAGGAGAAAGGGGACCCTAGAGGAAGCAGTGAAGTGAAAATCAACATGAGCATTTGGACCTCAACTCCATCCAGACCTCGTCGGGCATCTGGGTAG